From a single Sinorhizobium sp. RAC02 genomic region:
- a CDS encoding site-specific integrase produces the protein MRYSLGGKQYKRTLGTANEEEALQRAYEIWHEQSFRNKQGLSLDSRSFVEVAEEFIEKVVAEAERDERSKYHPIYWPPIIRRFPVGYFGDRAIETITTADIERYLEWRKTYWTAGPGIHIQKIRCEREDGRVFIRPAPRKVAALSTVKGEMVIIRELFEQAAKWGYCKPIIIPAVRAKKKPDTRRPGFAPEEYERLLGKSLERISEPQQSVRLIKAKDGRVWTQSTLTSRVRSDRVRLHAYIEFMASSGLRPTEAKNLKWSNILRYRDTKDLPLFQQDARLQVHGKSKHGDAVPLHGAIQALHMLWNLFVNEVGREPTDDDPVFADASGKSVLSFQRGLNALLKAADLEYDNRGVKRTAYSFRHFYISQMLANNVSIHHVARNTRTSISMIDKHYAQVNTEQIKDFLRPGEEDLMKEPKLLDDETYDEIALLEKRLAELKAGATTVRTADKLSQRYGGQGA, from the coding sequence ATGCGATATTCGCTCGGCGGCAAGCAATACAAAAGGACGCTGGGAACCGCAAACGAGGAAGAGGCGCTGCAACGCGCCTACGAAATCTGGCACGAGCAGAGCTTTCGCAACAAACAGGGCCTTTCGCTGGATAGCCGCTCCTTTGTCGAGGTGGCGGAAGAGTTCATCGAAAAAGTCGTCGCAGAGGCCGAGCGTGACGAACGCAGCAAATATCACCCGATTTATTGGCCGCCGATCATTCGACGTTTTCCTGTCGGCTACTTCGGTGATCGCGCCATAGAAACGATCACCACCGCCGATATCGAAAGATACCTGGAATGGCGCAAGACCTATTGGACGGCTGGTCCCGGCATTCACATTCAGAAAATCCGATGCGAACGCGAAGACGGCCGGGTCTTCATTCGCCCTGCGCCGCGGAAGGTCGCAGCTTTGAGCACGGTCAAGGGCGAGATGGTGATCATCCGTGAGCTATTCGAGCAGGCAGCGAAATGGGGCTATTGCAAGCCCATTATCATTCCTGCTGTCAGAGCGAAGAAAAAGCCCGACACGCGCCGACCCGGTTTCGCACCGGAGGAATACGAACGTCTGCTCGGCAAGAGCTTGGAGAGGATCAGCGAGCCTCAGCAATCGGTGAGGCTCATCAAGGCGAAAGACGGTCGGGTCTGGACGCAAAGCACGCTTACCAGCCGCGTGCGCTCAGATCGCGTTCGTCTGCACGCCTATATAGAGTTCATGGCTAGTTCGGGCCTGCGCCCCACGGAGGCAAAAAACCTCAAATGGAGCAACATCCTCCGCTACCGCGATACGAAAGACCTTCCCCTCTTCCAACAGGATGCCCGGCTACAGGTTCATGGAAAAAGCAAACATGGCGACGCCGTACCGCTGCACGGCGCGATCCAGGCGCTCCATATGTTGTGGAACCTATTCGTCAACGAGGTAGGCCGTGAACCCACCGATGACGATCCTGTCTTTGCGGATGCAAGTGGCAAGTCCGTCCTGTCGTTCCAGCGCGGCTTGAACGCCCTGCTCAAAGCGGCCGATTTGGAATACGATAACCGAGGCGTCAAGCGAACTGCCTATTCATTCCGGCACTTCTACATCTCGCAGATGCTTGCGAACAACGTTTCGATCCATCACGTCGCCCGCAACACCCGCACCTCAATTTCGATGATCGACAAGCACTACGCTCAGGTCAACACCGAGCAGATCAAGGACTTCCTCCGCCCCGGCGAGGAGGACTTGATGAAGGAGCCGAAGCTGCTGGACGACGAGACCTATGATGAAATCGCTTTGTTGGAAAAACGCTTGGCCGAGTTGAAAGCCGGAGCGACCACTGTGCGCACCGCTGACAAACTTTCGCAAAGATACGGCGGGCAGGGCGCGTAG